A section of the Acidobacteriota bacterium genome encodes:
- a CDS encoding CHAT domain-containing tetratricopeptide repeat protein, giving the protein MAAAASQRRPILIGRFCLWLGCVLLHACAPAGDPAPEASSAPSLPPLPREIEGSFAREQPHRYRLDLEVGHFVRIAVQQLGTDVVLRLHAPGGETVADVDDLDGGWGPEELVWLASEAGSYELRLSPWQPPSVPQPASESGEATPPITGEAVTGEAALGPPGHYRLSLDGPRAPELEDQLRLRAAAALHRGDELAEDLSTRGARPPLAAYAEAAELYGSLADSLRQSVAHLRLGRLLARRGAMTTALRHYQHSLALLQTAVTEDQPRSSQANPSQQANPSQRASPSQQASPSQRASLLSSMGRAYRLTGQPEQALDANLQALELYREIGDLRGQALALNNLAVVYDNGGDLERALEHYEAALELWRRVADPGEEANTLHNLGTLYALAGRDAEAADFLHRALGLRRSLGDRRGEAVTLTAIGWGHHLQGDHRRAAQELRKALGLRRTVGDRRGEATTLDRLGTVLAAQGELSQALETYGAARDLLEESGDTFGLANTLANLGHLHRQRGRADLAVESFRRALPLLREVGDRHAEASARVGYARARRDLGELEGAMGSVEAALALLESHHHTTRRPTLRSAFLDVRYPAYELAVDLSMELHSRRPNQGWMLKALETSERARAQNLLTSLRAAADTQEAVQSPDPSPDLRRRRQELGADIAELQRAPSSPKLTAEDRDRALRELLRELDKLRGEFQHHQPRQAAGSARDALEGPALDWKALQRQLREEETMLLYFALGEERSFLWWSTGEDLHAVELPPRRRIEDAARRLHRLLAASHQRTARGQARIAARELSDLLLGPLASEVRSRRLLIVPDGALHYVPFAALPWPQGPSDEPLITRFEVVRAPSLAVLSALRSQTAQRSQAGNSAPAPKLLAVVGDPVLGPDDPRWEGSEAVEPAAGAPLPHLEHAAREAEEILQRVAPEQRLALLGLDATRQQVTSGRLAEYRILHFATHALLDSRRPQLSALLLSPSGTDDGGTGDGRLRAHELYGLSLSADLVVLSACRTALGQELRGEGLVGLTDGFLYAGATGVVVSLWPVSDRATAALMGHFYTGLLDQGLPAGEALRHAQLSLQQEAAWRAPAFWAGFVLVGVGSPATTLSEKSQPIPHTLEEASDLY; this is encoded by the coding sequence GTGGCGGCTGCCGCTTCCCAACGCAGGCCGATCCTCATCGGCCGCTTTTGCCTATGGCTGGGATGCGTGCTCCTCCACGCCTGTGCTCCCGCCGGCGACCCGGCCCCCGAGGCGAGCTCGGCGCCATCCCTGCCGCCGCTGCCCCGAGAAATCGAGGGGAGCTTCGCCCGAGAACAGCCCCACCGCTACCGCCTGGACCTCGAGGTCGGCCACTTCGTGCGCATCGCCGTCCAGCAGCTGGGCACCGACGTGGTGCTCCGCCTCCACGCTCCCGGCGGCGAGACGGTGGCGGATGTGGACGACCTGGACGGTGGTTGGGGGCCGGAGGAATTGGTCTGGCTAGCCTCCGAAGCGGGAAGCTACGAGCTGCGGCTGAGCCCCTGGCAGCCACCCTCGGTTCCGCAGCCGGCCTCGGAATCCGGGGAGGCGACACCGCCAATCACCGGAGAAGCCGTCACCGGAGAAGCCGCCCTCGGCCCGCCGGGTCACTATCGGCTCAGCCTCGACGGGCCACGGGCTCCGGAGCTCGAGGACCAGCTGCGCTTGCGGGCCGCCGCCGCTCTCCACCGGGGGGACGAGCTGGCAGAGGATCTCTCCACCCGCGGGGCTCGCCCTCCTCTCGCCGCCTACGCCGAGGCCGCGGAGCTCTACGGCAGCCTCGCCGACTCGCTGCGCCAATCCGTCGCCCACCTGCGCCTGGGCCGCCTCCTGGCCCGCCGCGGCGCCATGACCACGGCCCTGCGTCACTACCAACACTCCCTCGCCCTACTCCAGACCGCTGTCACCGAAGATCAGCCAAGATCCAGCCAGGCCAACCCTAGCCAACAAGCCAACCCCAGCCAACGAGCCAGTCCCAGCCAACAAGCCAGCCCCAGCCAACGAGCCAGCCTGCTCTCCTCCATGGGCCGGGCCTACCGTCTCACCGGCCAGCCGGAGCAAGCGCTGGACGCCAACCTTCAGGCCCTGGAGCTCTATCGAGAGATCGGCGACCTCCGGGGCCAGGCTCTGGCCCTCAACAACCTCGCGGTGGTCTACGACAACGGCGGCGATCTGGAACGAGCCCTGGAGCACTACGAGGCGGCGCTGGAGCTCTGGCGCCGGGTCGCCGACCCCGGGGAAGAAGCCAACACCCTGCACAACCTGGGCACCCTCTACGCCCTGGCGGGCCGTGACGCGGAAGCCGCGGACTTCCTCCACCGCGCCCTCGGCCTTCGCCGCAGCCTGGGGGATCGCCGAGGGGAGGCCGTCACCCTCACCGCCATCGGCTGGGGTCATCACCTCCAAGGAGACCACCGGCGGGCCGCTCAGGAGCTGCGGAAGGCCCTCGGGCTACGGCGGACCGTCGGAGACCGCCGCGGCGAGGCCACCACCCTCGACCGCCTGGGCACGGTGCTCGCCGCCCAGGGTGAGCTCTCCCAAGCTCTCGAAACCTACGGTGCCGCCCGAGATCTGCTGGAGGAATCGGGGGACACCTTCGGCCTCGCCAACACCCTGGCCAACCTCGGCCACCTACACCGGCAGCGGGGGCGCGCCGACCTCGCCGTCGAAAGCTTCCGCCGAGCGCTGCCGCTGCTCCGCGAGGTCGGGGATCGCCACGCCGAGGCCAGCGCCCGGGTGGGCTACGCCCGAGCCCGGCGGGACCTGGGGGAGCTCGAAGGCGCCATGGGCAGCGTCGAGGCGGCCCTGGCGCTGCTCGAATCCCATCACCACACCACCCGGCGACCAACCCTGCGCTCGGCCTTCCTCGATGTCCGCTACCCCGCCTACGAGCTGGCGGTGGACCTTTCGATGGAGCTCCACTCTCGACGCCCGAACCAGGGGTGGATGCTGAAGGCGCTGGAGACCAGCGAGCGGGCTCGGGCGCAGAATCTACTGACCTCGCTGCGGGCAGCAGCAGACACCCAGGAGGCAGTGCAGTCCCCGGATCCATCTCCAGACCTGCGCCGCCGGCGTCAGGAGCTCGGGGCCGATATCGCTGAGCTCCAGCGAGCTCCCTCGTCGCCCAAACTGACGGCGGAGGATCGGGACCGAGCCTTGCGGGAGCTGCTGCGGGAGCTCGATAAGCTGCGCGGAGAGTTCCAGCACCACCAGCCCCGCCAAGCCGCCGGCTCCGCCCGCGATGCGCTGGAAGGGCCAGCACTCGACTGGAAAGCGCTGCAACGGCAGCTGCGGGAGGAAGAGACGATGCTGCTCTACTTCGCTCTCGGGGAAGAGCGGAGCTTCTTGTGGTGGTCCACCGGTGAAGATCTCCACGCCGTCGAGCTACCGCCCCGCCGGCGCATCGAGGACGCCGCCCGCCGCCTCCACCGGCTCCTCGCCGCCAGCCATCAACGCACCGCCCGAGGCCAGGCCCGCATCGCGGCCCGGGAGCTCTCCGACCTGCTGCTGGGACCCCTCGCCTCCGAGGTGCGCTCCCGACGGCTGCTCATCGTCCCCGACGGTGCCCTGCACTATGTGCCCTTCGCCGCCCTGCCCTGGCCCCAGGGTCCTTCCGACGAGCCATTGATCACCCGCTTCGAGGTGGTTCGGGCACCGTCCCTGGCGGTGCTCTCCGCGCTCCGTTCCCAGACTGCCCAGCGTTCCCAGGCTGGCAACAGCGCCCCGGCACCGAAGCTGCTCGCGGTGGTAGGGGATCCGGTCCTCGGTCCGGACGATCCCCGCTGGGAGGGATCCGAAGCGGTAGAACCGGCTGCCGGCGCGCCCCTACCCCACCTCGAACACGCCGCCCGGGAGGCGGAGGAGATTCTCCAGCGGGTAGCTCCCGAGCAGCGGCTGGCTCTCCTCGGCCTCGACGCCACGCGGCAACAGGTCACCAGCGGCCGGCTGGCGGAATATCGCATCCTCCACTTCGCCACTCACGCCCTCCTCGACTCCCGCCGTCCCCAGCTCTCGGCGCTGCTGCTCTCTCCCAGCGGCACTGACGACGGAGGTACCGGCGACGGCCGGTTGCGCGCCCACGAGCTCTACGGTCTCTCCCTCTCCGCCGACCTGGTGGTGCTCAGCGCCTGCCGCACGGCCCTGGGGCAGGAGCTGCGGGGGGAAGGCCTGGTGGGGCTCACCGACGGATTCCTCTACGCCGGCGCCACGGGGGTGGTGGTGAGCCTGTGGCCGGTGAGCGACCGCGCCACGGCCGCGCTCATGGGGCATTTTTACACCGGCCTGCTGGACCAAGGCCTCCCCGCCGGCGAGGCGCTCCGCCATGCCCAGCTCTCCCTCCAACAAGAAGCGGCCTGGCGCGCCCCCGCCTTCTGGGCCGGCTTCGTGCTGGTCGGGGTCGGCTCCCCAGCAACGACCTTGTCGGAGAAATCCCAACCCATTCCTCACACCCTGGAGGAGGCGTCGGATCTGTACTGA
- a CDS encoding zf-HC2 domain-containing protein, whose translation MDESKRPLESELRQALERQARDASTEHPEPEALAAYHHGELDEIQEASMQEHLLWCRHCTGLLLGLQELASGENLEESQSSDRSVPAAPPMAAGSTPTARHPQQPALGKLLPTLLAASLLIAAGLLFQLFRLQGKIDHLSEPRVNVAVQDLYLEDSLRAPIDGTGNTPEDPAPELPADAEWITLILNAPAPGISESTFYDDHQLVIEDDEGKEIWQRRGLTPSPYNTFSVVLHRSFLPPGSYRLRVLGLEQDRWVEIGDFPLRVAEP comes from the coding sequence ATGGATGAATCGAAGCGGCCCTTGGAATCCGAGCTCCGCCAGGCCTTGGAACGGCAAGCCCGGGACGCGTCCACCGAGCACCCGGAGCCGGAGGCGCTGGCGGCCTATCATCACGGCGAGCTGGACGAGATCCAGGAAGCTTCGATGCAGGAGCACCTGCTGTGGTGCCGCCACTGCACGGGGCTGCTGCTGGGCCTCCAGGAACTGGCCAGCGGCGAAAATTTGGAGGAATCGCAGAGCTCCGACCGGAGTGTTCCTGCCGCTCCCCCCATGGCCGCAGGCTCCACCCCCACCGCCCGGCATCCCCAACAACCGGCTCTGGGCAAGCTGCTCCCCACCCTCCTCGCCGCCTCACTACTGATCGCCGCCGGCCTGCTCTTCCAGCTCTTCCGGCTCCAGGGCAAGATCGACCATCTTTCCGAACCGCGGGTGAACGTCGCCGTCCAGGATCTCTACCTGGAGGATTCCCTCCGTGCCCCCATCGACGGGACCGGGAACACCCCGGAGGATCCGGCGCCGGAGCTTCCAGCGGACGCAGAATGGATCACCCTGATCCTCAACGCCCCGGCCCCTGGCATCTCGGAGAGCACCTTCTATGACGACCACCAGCTGGTCATCGAGGACGACGAAGGGAAGGAGATTTGGCAGCGCCGGGGACTGACCCCCAGCCCTTACAACACCTTCTCGGTAGTGCTCCACCGCAGCTTCCTCCCCCCCGGAAGCTACCGCCTGCGGGTGCTCGGGCTGGAGCAGGATCGGTGGGTGGAGATCGGCGACTTTCCTCTGCGGGTAGCGGAGCCCTGA
- a CDS encoding sigma-70 family RNA polymerase sigma factor, which produces MDQDPQLRTLIDQLRDGESTEENFQQLVQRFRPRLQRFFLRQGLKPEESQDLTQETFLRIYSNISAFRREARFQSWLFSIATNVFRQYLRRRSAAKRSGQEMPLDEMETPASPREPPAAGLPIGLTGQRRDPESALLDGERTRSLLAAVQALPQRMRQCLILRSFQELSYEEIAVTLRLSPETVRSHLFQARRRLRDELSRESTDAGATSAGGDHG; this is translated from the coding sequence ATGGATCAAGACCCTCAGCTTCGGACGCTCATCGACCAGCTGCGGGACGGTGAATCCACCGAGGAGAACTTCCAGCAGCTGGTCCAGCGCTTCCGTCCTCGGCTCCAGCGCTTCTTCCTGCGCCAGGGGCTGAAGCCGGAAGAGAGCCAGGACCTCACACAGGAGACCTTTCTCCGGATCTACTCCAATATCAGCGCGTTTCGTCGTGAGGCGCGCTTCCAGAGTTGGTTGTTCAGCATCGCCACCAACGTCTTCCGCCAGTACCTGCGGCGGCGATCCGCGGCGAAGCGGAGTGGCCAGGAGATGCCCCTGGACGAGATGGAGACACCGGCGTCGCCCCGGGAACCGCCGGCGGCGGGCTTGCCCATCGGCCTCACCGGCCAGCGCCGGGACCCCGAATCCGCCCTCCTCGACGGCGAACGCACCCGCAGCCTGCTGGCGGCGGTCCAAGCGCTCCCGCAGCGGATGCGTCAATGCCTGATCCTCCGCTCGTTCCAGGAGCTCAGCTACGAGGAGATCGCGGTGACCCTGCGGCTGTCGCCGGAGACCGTCCGCTCTCACCTCTTTCAGGCTCGCCGCCGTCTGCGCGACGAGCTGAGCCGGGAATCTACCGACGCGGGCGCAACCAGTGCGGGAGGCGACCATGGATGA
- the ppsA gene encoding phosphoenolpyruvate synthase yields MRADIADRPPHTPTSQASDQESPQPRGRHIRWFRELSLADVPLVGGKNASLGEMVRELGARGVRVPDGFATVSDAFRHFLAAGGLDQRIRQLLDGLDVRDLDDLRRRGRQLRHAVLATPLPDDLERELLEAYDALSAGVEGGVDVAVRSSATAEDLPEASFAGQQETYLNVRGHGPLLDTCRRCFASLFTDRAISYRAHHGFDQLEVALSVGVQRMVRSDLASSGVMFSIDTETGFRDAVLINSAYGLGENVVQGAVNPDEFYIFKPTLREGKRPILRRHLGTKEFKLVYDEGGSRMTKNVPVAPGDRARFSIADDELLTLARWAMIIEDHYSAQHGRPTPMDMEWAKDGLTGELFIVQARPETVQSQKQTQVLERYQLQSRGKVLTRGRAVGELIGSGPVRVIANPSQLDEFQRGEVLVTDKTDPDWEPVMKRAAAIVTNRGGRTCHAAIVSRELGVPAIVGTEDGTEALTTGQMVTISCAEGDTGYVYEGELDFTVERTDLTGLERPRTEILMNVADPTEAFRLSFLPCDGVGLAREEFIISNSIQVHPQALLDFDRLEDDAVRRQIREAMAGYDDPSSFFVDRLAEGVGTIAAAFYPRPVIVRLSDFKTNEYAHLIGGAPYEPAEENPMLGYRGASRYYDERYREAFGLECQALRKVREDFGLTNVKIMVPFCRTPEEGRRVQAEMARHGLQRGENGLELYIMCEIPSNVVLAEEFAQDFDGFSIGSNDLTQLTLGVDRDSELIAHLFDERNEAVMRMVAQAIRAAKAAGRKIGICGQAPSDYPDFARFLIREGIDSISLNPDAVLKTTLEILDAEKQLDAPAE; encoded by the coding sequence ATGCGAGCGGATATCGCGGACCGTCCCCCCCACACCCCTACCTCCCAGGCCAGCGATCAAGAAAGTCCCCAGCCCCGGGGCCGGCACATCCGATGGTTCCGGGAATTGAGCCTCGCCGACGTGCCCCTGGTGGGAGGCAAGAACGCCTCCTTGGGGGAAATGGTGCGCGAGCTCGGTGCCCGCGGCGTGCGGGTGCCCGACGGCTTCGCCACCGTCTCTGACGCCTTTCGTCACTTTCTGGCGGCGGGGGGCCTCGATCAACGCATCCGACAGCTCCTCGACGGCCTGGACGTCCGTGACCTGGACGACCTCCGGCGCCGCGGCCGGCAGCTTCGCCACGCCGTCCTCGCCACTCCCCTGCCGGACGACCTGGAGCGGGAGCTCCTGGAGGCCTACGACGCCCTCAGCGCTGGCGTCGAAGGCGGCGTCGACGTGGCGGTGCGCTCTTCCGCCACCGCCGAGGACCTGCCCGAGGCCAGCTTCGCCGGCCAGCAGGAGACCTACCTCAACGTCCGCGGTCACGGCCCCCTCCTCGACACCTGCCGGCGCTGCTTCGCCTCCCTGTTCACCGACCGGGCCATCTCCTACCGCGCCCACCACGGCTTCGACCAGCTGGAGGTGGCGCTGTCGGTGGGAGTCCAGCGCATGGTGCGTTCGGACCTCGCCTCCTCGGGGGTGATGTTCTCCATCGACACCGAGACCGGCTTCCGGGACGCGGTGCTGATCAACAGCGCCTACGGCCTGGGGGAGAACGTGGTCCAGGGGGCGGTGAATCCCGACGAGTTCTACATCTTCAAACCCACCCTGCGGGAAGGCAAGCGGCCCATCCTCCGCCGCCATCTGGGAACCAAAGAGTTCAAGTTGGTCTATGACGAGGGCGGCAGCCGCATGACCAAGAACGTCCCGGTGGCCCCCGGGGACCGCGCCCGCTTCTCCATCGCCGACGACGAGTTGCTGACCCTGGCCCGCTGGGCGATGATCATCGAGGACCACTACAGCGCCCAGCACGGCCGCCCCACCCCCATGGACATGGAGTGGGCCAAGGACGGCCTCACCGGCGAGCTCTTCATCGTCCAGGCGCGGCCGGAGACGGTGCAATCCCAGAAGCAGACGCAAGTGCTGGAACGCTACCAGCTGCAGAGCCGGGGCAAGGTCCTGACCCGCGGCCGCGCCGTCGGCGAGCTCATCGGCAGCGGCCCGGTGCGGGTCATCGCCAACCCCTCCCAGCTCGACGAATTCCAGCGGGGAGAGGTGTTGGTCACCGACAAGACCGACCCCGATTGGGAGCCGGTGATGAAGCGCGCCGCCGCCATCGTCACCAACCGCGGCGGCCGCACCTGCCATGCCGCCATCGTCAGCCGGGAGCTGGGAGTGCCGGCCATCGTCGGCACCGAGGACGGCACCGAAGCCCTGACCACCGGCCAGATGGTGACCATCTCCTGCGCCGAAGGGGATACGGGTTACGTCTACGAGGGAGAGCTGGACTTCACCGTCGAGCGCACCGACCTCACCGGCCTGGAGCGCCCCCGCACCGAGATCCTGATGAACGTGGCCGACCCCACCGAGGCCTTCCGCCTCTCCTTCCTGCCCTGCGACGGCGTCGGTCTGGCGCGGGAGGAATTCATCATCTCCAACTCCATCCAGGTCCACCCCCAGGCGCTGCTCGACTTCGACCGGCTGGAGGACGACGCCGTGCGCCGGCAGATCCGCGAGGCCATGGCGGGCTACGACGATCCCTCCAGCTTCTTCGTCGACCGGCTGGCGGAGGGGGTGGGGACCATCGCCGCCGCCTTCTACCCGCGGCCGGTGATCGTGCGGCTGTCGGACTTCAAGACCAACGAATACGCCCACCTCATCGGCGGCGCGCCCTACGAGCCCGCCGAGGAGAACCCCATGCTCGGCTACCGCGGCGCCTCCCGCTACTACGACGAGCGCTACCGCGAAGCCTTCGGCCTCGAATGCCAGGCCCTGCGCAAGGTGCGCGAAGACTTCGGGCTGACCAACGTCAAGATCATGGTCCCCTTCTGCCGTACCCCCGAGGAGGGCCGGCGGGTGCAGGCGGAGATGGCCCGCCACGGGCTGCAGCGGGGAGAGAACGGCCTGGAGCTCTACATCATGTGCGAGATCCCCTCCAACGTGGTGTTGGCGGAGGAATTCGCCCAGGACTTCGACGGCTTCTCCATCGGCTCCAACGACCTCACCCAGCTGACCCTGGGGGTGGACCGGGACTCGGAGCTCATCGCCCACCTCTTCGACGAGCGCAACGAGGCGGTGATGCGCATGGTGGCCCAGGCCATCCGCGCCGCCAAGGCCGCCGGCCGCAAGATCGGCATCTGCGGCCAGGCCCCCAGCGATTATCCGGACTTCGCCCGCTTCCTGATCCGCGAGGGCATCGACAGCATTTCCCTCAACCCCGACGCGGTGCTCAAGACCACGTTGGAGATCCTCGACGCGGAGAAGCAGCTGGACGCTCCCGCTGAATGA
- a CDS encoding ferredoxin family protein, which yields MTHIIMEPCIGVKDTACVDVCPVDCIYGKDEDWEMLYIHPEECIDCGLCVDACPVEAIVPEEEVPEKWYAFIAKNYEHFDLEPPG from the coding sequence TTGACCCACATCATCATGGAGCCCTGCATCGGCGTTAAAGACACCGCCTGCGTGGATGTCTGCCCGGTGGATTGCATTTACGGCAAGGACGAAGACTGGGAGATGCTTTACATTCATCCGGAAGAGTGCATCGACTGCGGCCTGTGCGTCGACGCCTGCCCGGTGGAAGCCATCGTTCCGGAGGAAGAAGTCCCGGAGAAGTGGTACGCCTTCATCGCGAAGAATTACGAGCACTTCGACCTCGAGCCTCCCGGCTGA
- a CDS encoding 7-carboxy-7-deazaguanine synthase QueE: MSTYQVNEIFYSLQGEGVRAGTANLFLRFSKCNLRCKRETHGFDCDTEFESGRRISLEEILEEMRQLSQDCRWVVLTGGEPALQVDRELIDGLHGAGYQLAIETNGSMELPEGLDWITVSPKVAEHAIRQRRADEVKYVRGYGQEIVHTVVEADHYLISPAFDGENLDPRTLQWCIELVKNNPPWRLSVQQHKDWRIR, translated from the coding sequence ATGAGCACTTACCAGGTCAACGAAATCTTCTACAGCCTCCAAGGGGAGGGCGTGCGGGCGGGCACGGCGAATCTCTTCCTGCGATTCTCCAAATGCAATCTGCGCTGCAAGCGGGAAACCCACGGTTTCGACTGCGACACGGAGTTCGAATCCGGGCGGCGCATAAGCCTCGAGGAGATCCTCGAGGAAATGCGCCAGCTCTCCCAGGACTGCCGGTGGGTCGTTCTCACCGGCGGCGAACCGGCGCTGCAGGTGGATCGGGAGCTCATCGACGGACTCCACGGCGCCGGATACCAGCTGGCCATCGAGACCAACGGCAGCATGGAGCTGCCGGAGGGCCTCGATTGGATCACCGTCAGCCCCAAGGTCGCCGAGCACGCCATCCGCCAGCGCCGCGCCGACGAGGTCAAATACGTGCGGGGCTACGGCCAAGAGATCGTCCACACCGTCGTGGAGGCGGATCACTACTTGATCTCTCCGGCCTTCGATGGGGAGAACCTGGATCCCCGGACGCTCCAGTGGTGCATCGAGCTGGTGAAGAACAACCCGCCTTGGCGACTTTCCGTGCAGCAGCACAAGGACTGGCGGATCCGATGA
- a CDS encoding acyl-protein synthetase — protein MDAQRVAATDAEARPGLRRRILALIDRLADGSRDDAARDAVLVDIARWQATRVEPYRRLLAAAAPDPAALPVAVEDPSGLPAVPTDVFRFARVAAHPPAADLRTFRTSGTTSGARGAASLSDLGLYDAAARAWAAHMLFPDDEPLTLAILAPHEDEAPDSSLAYMLARFAEWFGAGDSAWVWSGGELWIPRLEQLLNAAESSGRPLALLGTSFAFVHAEDAFAERRWRLPAGSRLMQTGGYKGRSREIEAAEMRRLLSRRYGLGEPWIVAEYGMTELSSQLYESTLRDAWLGRPVGPRRLLAPGWVRTALVHGETLAEVPEGGEGLVRIDDAANLDTAWAIQTSDRGRRVGEDGLEILGRAAGAVPRGCSLAAQEALGRSGLASAGASQEPSS, from the coding sequence ATGGATGCGCAGAGGGTAGCGGCAACGGACGCCGAGGCGCGGCCGGGCCTGCGCCGGCGCATCCTCGCGCTCATCGACCGGCTGGCGGATGGCAGCCGGGACGACGCAGCCCGGGACGCCGTACTGGTGGATATCGCCCGCTGGCAGGCCACGCGGGTCGAGCCCTACCGCCGACTCCTCGCCGCCGCGGCGCCAGATCCGGCGGCGCTTCCGGTGGCGGTGGAAGATCCTTCCGGCTTGCCGGCGGTGCCCACCGACGTCTTCCGCTTCGCTCGGGTGGCGGCGCACCCGCCGGCGGCGGACTTGCGCACCTTCCGCACCAGCGGCACCACCTCCGGTGCCCGGGGAGCCGCCTCGCTCTCGGACCTCGGGCTCTACGATGCCGCGGCGCGGGCCTGGGCGGCGCACATGCTCTTTCCCGACGACGAGCCCCTGACCTTGGCCATTTTGGCTCCCCACGAGGACGAGGCGCCGGATTCCTCCCTCGCCTACATGCTGGCGCGCTTCGCCGAGTGGTTTGGTGCCGGCGACAGCGCCTGGGTGTGGAGCGGCGGGGAGCTGTGGATCCCGCGACTGGAACAGCTGCTGAACGCTGCGGAGAGCTCCGGGCGGCCGTTGGCGCTGCTGGGGACCTCCTTCGCCTTCGTCCACGCCGAGGACGCCTTCGCCGAGCGCCGGTGGCGCCTTCCCGCCGGCAGCCGCCTGATGCAGACCGGCGGCTACAAGGGCCGCTCCCGGGAGATCGAGGCGGCGGAGATGCGCCGGCTGCTGTCTCGCCGCTACGGTCTCGGCGAACCCTGGATCGTCGCTGAGTACGGCATGACCGAGCTCTCCTCCCAACTCTATGAATCGACCCTGCGGGACGCCTGGCTGGGGCGGCCGGTGGGTCCCCGGCGGCTCTTGGCTCCCGGCTGGGTGCGCACGGCGCTGGTGCATGGAGAGACGCTGGCGGAGGTCCCGGAGGGCGGCGAAGGGTTGGTGCGCATCGACGACGCCGCCAATCTAGACACCGCCTGGGCGATTCAGACCTCGGACCGGGGCCGCCGGGTTGGGGAGGATGGCTTGGAGATCCTGGGCCGCGCCGCCGGTGCGGTGCCCCGGGGCTGCTCGTTGGCGGCTCAAGAGGCGCTGGGGAGATCCGGACTGGCGTCCGCCGGGGCATCGCAGGAGCCCTCTTCGTGA
- a CDS encoding acyl-CoA reductase — translation MTAGHQLSGAKAPSVAAIGEHARALGKARGPLMAWTVSERAAALASAVAILRDPASALGRRARQELPASTGLSPQMVEWALEAALGEIDAELLEQLWREAHPPRPGLVPVAPRCTGAILAGNVFVASLQVILLALLAGSPVLCKASSRDDLFPRLLVEALEQVDSRLGRAAAVVTFAGGDASLEAALMAACDVLVVYGSDETVQAVRAASPAALQLVEHGHGFGAGFVDAETAASEELLALAAEAFALDVAAYDQRGCLSPQLLWVEGPEAAGRGFAKALHAALKRREEELPRGPLPPDVAAQQMQWRGVVAATGELWEGPGHGVAWLPSGEPLSGPGWRNIAVLPCDGFPAVARRLAPAGRQVKCLGLATRQPDLDSFAAALASFGASSGAPAWAPRLCVAGSMQRPPFDGLWDGRPVLGSLLRWIGAGALS, via the coding sequence GTGACCGCTGGCCATCAGCTCTCCGGTGCCAAGGCCCCATCCGTCGCAGCCATCGGGGAGCACGCCCGAGCTTTGGGAAAGGCGCGGGGACCGCTGATGGCTTGGACGGTGTCGGAGCGGGCCGCGGCGCTGGCTTCGGCGGTGGCGATCCTGCGGGATCCCGCTTCCGCTCTGGGACGCCGGGCCCGGCAGGAGCTCCCCGCCAGCACCGGTCTGTCACCGCAGATGGTGGAGTGGGCGCTGGAGGCGGCGCTGGGGGAGATCGATGCCGAGCTCTTGGAACAGCTGTGGCGGGAGGCTCACCCGCCGCGGCCGGGGCTGGTGCCCGTTGCGCCGCGGTGCACCGGCGCCATCCTCGCCGGCAATGTCTTCGTGGCCTCGCTGCAGGTGATCCTGCTGGCGCTGCTGGCGGGCTCGCCGGTGCTGTGCAAGGCTTCCTCCCGGGATGACCTCTTCCCGCGCTTGTTGGTGGAGGCCTTGGAGCAGGTGGATTCTCGACTGGGCCGGGCTGCGGCGGTGGTCACCTTCGCCGGGGGGGACGCGTCCCTGGAGGCAGCCCTGATGGCCGCCTGCGACGTCCTGGTGGTCTACGGAAGTGACGAGACGGTGCAGGCGGTGCGGGCCGCCAGCCCTGCTGCTCTGCAGCTGGTAGAGCACGGTCACGGCTTCGGGGCCGGTTTTGTCGATGCTGAGACAGCCGCTTCGGAGGAGCTGCTGGCTCTGGCGGCGGAAGCCTTCGCCCTCGACGTCGCCGCTTATGACCAGCGGGGTTGTCTGTCGCCCCAGCTGCTATGGGTCGAGGGACCCGAGGCCGCCGGCCGGGGCTTCGCCAAGGCCCTTCACGCAGCTCTAAAGCGCCGGGAGGAGGAGCTGCCTCGGGGGCCCTTGCCGCCGGACGTCGCCGCCCAGCAGATGCAATGGCGGGGAGTGGTGGCGGCCACCGGCGAGCTGTGGGAAGGGCCGGGCCACGGGGTCGCCTGGCTGCCGTCCGGAGAGCCTCTTTCCGGCCCGGGGTGGCGCAACATCGCCGTTCTGCCCTGCGATGGCTTTCCAGCGGTGGCGCGGCGGCTGGCCCCCGCCGGTCGGCAGGTCAAATGCCTTGGCCTGGCGACGAGGCAGCCCGACCTCGATTCCTTCGCCGCCGCTCTGGCATCTTTTGGGGCATCTTCTGGGGCGCCTGCCTGGGCACCGCGGCTCTGTGTCGCCGGCTCGATGCAGCGGCCTCCCTTCGACGGCCTGTGGGACGGCCGTCCGGTGCTCGGTAGCCTGCTGCGCTGGATCGGCGCCGGAGCCCTTTCCTGA